GCCGAAGCCGCCTGGGAAGCCTGTCATGTGGCCTATGAGGACGCGGTTGAGAAAGCGGGCCTTGCAGCGGAAGACGCCTAGGCCTTTTTCTCCCAGCGGCCCTGCTCGCTTTGCTGCCAGTAGGTGGCGTCGTGGCCGTCGGCCTTGACGGTTTTCCAGTGCTCGCGGGCGCGGGCGACGGCTGCGGGGTCGGCTCCGTCAAACATCAGGACGCAGCGCTGGTAGGTTTCAACGCCGGTGATATCCGCGCCATCCACCGCAAAGAGGACATTGGCACCGGACGGATTGTCCGTGCCGGTGGTCAGGAGGACGGGCTGGATGTCTTCATAGCCCTCGCCTTCCGCGCCATGGGGCAGGAAGGCGTCGTCGCGGTAGGTCCACAGATGGGCATCGAGCGCTTTCACACGTTCCGGCGAGCCCGCGCGGACCACTGCCGTCCAGCCACGCTCGAGCGTCTTTTCAAGAAGCTGCGGCAGCACGGCTTCCAGCGTTGAGCGCTCGAGGTGGTAGAACAGCAGTTCGGCCATCAG
The sequence above is drawn from the Pyruvatibacter mobilis genome and encodes:
- a CDS encoding DNA polymerase III subunit chi, which translates into the protein MAELLFYHLERSTLEAVLPQLLEKTLERGWTAVVRAGSPERVKALDAHLWTYRDDAFLPHGAEGEGYEDIQPVLLTTGTDNPSGANVLFAVDGADITGVETYQRCVLMFDGADPAAVARAREHWKTVKADGHDATYWQQSEQGRWEKKA